The Microbacterium sp. LWH7-1.2 genome window below encodes:
- the ispG gene encoding flavodoxin-dependent (E)-4-hydroxy-3-methylbut-2-enyl-diphosphate synthase has translation MPAVNIGMPKVPETLAPRRKSRQIKVGKVLVGGDAPVSVQSMTTTPTTNINATLQQIAELTASGCEIVRVAVPSQDDADVLHIIAAKSQIPVIADIHFQPKYVFQAIDAGCGAVRVNPGNIRKFDDQVGAIAAAAKAAGVSLRIGVNAGSLDRRLLEKYGKATPEALVESAVWEASLFEEHDFHDFKISVKHNDPIVMVKAYRQLAERGDWPLHLGVTEAGPAFQGTIKSATAFGILLAEGIGDTIRVSLSAPPAEEVKVGHQILQSLNLRERKLEIVSCPSCGRAQVDVYTLADNVTEGLKDMTVPLRVAVMGCVVNGPGEAREADLGVASGNGKGQIFVKGQVIKTVPEADIVATLIEEANRIADEMGPDAPVGTAQVLTS, from the coding sequence GTGCCAGCCGTCAACATCGGGATGCCCAAGGTCCCCGAAACGCTCGCCCCCCGTCGCAAGAGTCGCCAGATCAAGGTGGGCAAAGTGCTGGTGGGCGGCGACGCCCCCGTGAGCGTCCAGTCGATGACCACGACGCCGACCACGAACATCAACGCGACGCTTCAGCAGATCGCCGAGCTCACCGCCTCGGGCTGCGAGATCGTGCGCGTGGCCGTGCCCTCGCAGGACGACGCCGACGTGCTGCACATCATCGCGGCGAAGAGCCAGATCCCGGTGATCGCCGACATCCACTTCCAGCCGAAGTACGTCTTCCAGGCGATCGACGCGGGCTGCGGCGCCGTGCGCGTGAACCCGGGCAACATCCGCAAGTTCGACGATCAGGTCGGCGCGATCGCCGCCGCCGCGAAGGCCGCAGGAGTGTCGCTCCGCATCGGCGTCAACGCCGGCTCACTCGACCGGCGCCTGCTCGAGAAGTACGGCAAGGCGACGCCCGAGGCACTCGTCGAGAGCGCCGTGTGGGAGGCCTCGCTCTTCGAGGAGCACGACTTCCACGACTTCAAGATCTCGGTCAAGCACAACGACCCGATCGTCATGGTGAAGGCCTACCGCCAGCTCGCCGAGAGAGGCGACTGGCCTCTGCACCTCGGCGTGACCGAGGCGGGTCCGGCGTTCCAGGGCACGATCAAGTCGGCGACGGCATTCGGCATCCTCCTCGCGGAGGGCATCGGCGACACGATCCGCGTCTCGCTGTCGGCCCCGCCCGCGGAAGAGGTCAAGGTCGGCCACCAGATCCTGCAGTCGCTGAACCTCCGCGAGCGCAAGCTCGAGATCGTCTCCTGCCCCTCGTGCGGCCGCGCCCAGGTCGACGTCTACACACTGGCGGACAACGTGACCGAGGGTCTCAAGGACATGACCGTGCCGCTGCGCGTCGCGGTCATGGGCTGCGTCGTGAACGGTCCGGGGGAGGCGCGTGAGGCCGATCTGGGCGTCGCCTCCGGGAACGGCAAGGGGCAGATCTTCGTCAAGGGGCAGGTCATCAAGACCGTGCCCGAGGCCGACATCGTCGCGACGCTCATCGAAGAGGCGAACCGCATCGCCGACGAGATGGGCCCCGACGCACCGGTCGGCACCGCGCAGGTCCTCACCTCTTAG
- a CDS encoding cell wall-binding repeat-containing protein has translation MKRVLAVGSVVITAVLGATVLAAAPAVAVDGATIHGRLLNPGGGLLTGEETYSVALQLANSTQRYATFAKSDGTYSIEGVEPGEYWVRFGYSGPHGYLDKYLGDVYYLDTALHPGLTLSAGDTVEASEQLDPPSWVKGRVTGVSGAIDSPSVTITGRTPGWAANHVPAPEVDADGTFTVGPIAPGDYDMSFSSDTSRWVGENQNGAPLTAGATGAPVVVGVGTTSTLNPVLDAAGRVEATVGVKEGDGKITPYTGNVTWWTRYPFGNFAFPGAPTSPGVYDRWTQPGSSYNLLVPEDRANFIVGRWWDGAPDVTASQPLSAEPNSIRTISATAVRGGTITGRVGVAAFIGGAPAFGGNDIGVYVYRHTLQGGLEPISAIDAGGSAFPLGSSMWNAGTGTFTTPVLEPGTYTLFFAPTDESVGGEYYEDARYFAERTDVVVRAGEARALGDLSLEPRYFDVGRIAGEDRFDTAVQISRALFDDGERPEVVYIANGRNFPDALSAGPAAITRGGVILTTEQGQLPSAVAKELARLRPERIVVAGGPVAVSDAVLEQLKAYVDSPSGVSRLSGETRYETAAAIVRDAFPDQTPVAFLATGTNYPDALAAGAAAGYSGSPVVLIDGAALQVSTETFELLRDLGVGRVYLVGGPSAISDAIQQSLARGLSGVQVLRLAGDNRFATAAVVNARIFPAAETALLTNGYGFADALTGAPLAGAAAAPMFLSQQGCLPVETAQGVWDLDARGIFLVGGPAVLSPAVEALAVCG, from the coding sequence ATGAAACGCGTCCTCGCCGTCGGCAGCGTGGTTATCACCGCGGTCCTCGGGGCAACTGTCCTCGCCGCCGCGCCGGCGGTCGCCGTCGATGGCGCGACGATCCACGGGCGGTTGCTCAACCCCGGCGGCGGCCTGCTGACCGGGGAGGAGACTTATTCGGTCGCCCTACAACTTGCGAACTCCACGCAGCGCTACGCCACCTTCGCCAAATCGGACGGGACGTACTCGATCGAAGGAGTGGAACCCGGCGAGTACTGGGTTCGATTCGGCTACAGCGGCCCCCACGGATATCTGGACAAGTACCTCGGCGATGTCTATTACCTCGACACGGCCTTGCATCCGGGCCTCACCCTGAGCGCCGGAGACACGGTGGAAGCCAGCGAGCAACTCGATCCGCCGAGCTGGGTGAAGGGGCGGGTCACCGGGGTGTCCGGCGCGATCGACTCCCCCTCGGTCACCATCACCGGCCGCACGCCCGGCTGGGCCGCCAACCACGTCCCCGCACCGGAGGTCGACGCCGACGGGACATTCACGGTCGGCCCGATCGCCCCGGGAGACTACGACATGAGCTTCTCCTCCGACACCTCTCGGTGGGTCGGCGAGAATCAGAACGGAGCTCCGCTCACGGCGGGGGCCACGGGTGCTCCTGTGGTCGTGGGCGTGGGAACGACCTCTACCCTCAATCCAGTCCTGGACGCCGCCGGGCGTGTCGAGGCGACTGTCGGCGTGAAAGAAGGCGACGGGAAGATCACGCCCTACACCGGGAACGTCACGTGGTGGACTCGCTATCCCTTCGGCAACTTCGCGTTCCCCGGAGCCCCCACTTCCCCGGGCGTCTACGATCGGTGGACCCAGCCCGGCAGCTCCTATAATCTGCTCGTACCGGAGGACCGCGCGAACTTCATCGTCGGCAGGTGGTGGGATGGCGCGCCAGATGTGACTGCCTCGCAACCACTGTCGGCCGAGCCCAATTCGATTCGCACCATCTCCGCGACCGCGGTCAGGGGCGGGACGATCACGGGCCGAGTCGGCGTGGCCGCCTTCATCGGCGGCGCCCCGGCCTTCGGGGGCAACGACATCGGCGTGTACGTCTACCGGCACACGCTCCAGGGAGGTCTGGAGCCGATCTCGGCGATCGACGCAGGAGGCTCCGCCTTCCCGCTGGGGTCCAGTATGTGGAACGCAGGCACAGGGACCTTCACGACCCCCGTCCTCGAGCCGGGCACCTACACGCTGTTCTTCGCCCCGACGGACGAATCGGTCGGCGGTGAGTACTACGAGGACGCACGCTACTTCGCGGAACGCACCGACGTCGTCGTCCGCGCGGGTGAGGCGCGCGCTCTCGGGGATCTGTCACTCGAGCCGCGCTATTTCGACGTGGGTCGCATCGCGGGCGAAGATCGATTCGACACCGCAGTGCAGATCTCTCGCGCTCTCTTCGATGACGGCGAGCGCCCTGAAGTGGTCTACATCGCCAACGGCCGCAACTTCCCCGACGCGCTCAGCGCCGGACCGGCGGCGATCACCCGCGGTGGCGTCATCCTCACCACGGAACAGGGTCAGCTTCCCTCCGCCGTAGCGAAGGAGCTCGCGCGGCTGCGCCCTGAGCGCATCGTGGTCGCCGGAGGTCCGGTCGCCGTCTCCGATGCCGTCCTGGAGCAGCTGAAGGCGTACGTCGACTCTCCCAGCGGAGTGTCGAGGCTATCCGGTGAGACCCGCTACGAAACCGCGGCGGCCATCGTCCGCGACGCCTTCCCGGACCAGACCCCGGTGGCGTTCCTCGCGACGGGGACGAACTACCCCGACGCGCTCGCGGCGGGCGCCGCTGCCGGCTACTCCGGCTCTCCCGTGGTGCTCATCGACGGTGCGGCTCTTCAGGTGTCGACGGAGACGTTCGAGCTGCTCCGCGACCTCGGAGTCGGGCGCGTGTACCTCGTCGGTGGTCCCAGCGCCATCTCCGACGCGATCCAGCAGAGCCTCGCGCGGGGCCTGAGTGGGGTCCAGGTGCTCCGACTCGCCGGGGACAACCGCTTCGCAACAGCAGCGGTGGTGAATGCCCGTATCTTCCCGGCCGCCGAGACGGCGTTGCTCACCAACGGCTACGGGTTCGCGGACGCATTGACAGGGGCTCCGCTCGCGGGTGCTGCCGCGGCGCCGATGTTCCTTTCGCAACAGGGCTGCCTGCCCGTGGAGACCGCGCAAGGCGTGTGGGACTTGGACGCGCGCGGCATCTTCCTCGTGGGAGGTCCCGCTGTCCTGAGCCCAGCAGTGGAGGCGCTTGCAGTCTGCGGGTGA
- the nhaA gene encoding Na+/H+ antiporter NhaA: MTQLTMTDRSPEPERSPRPRRRGPSIADRIRSMGEQRTGALLLVLATLVAIVWANISATSYHDFWETELTIGFGDIHLEFTLHALVNDALMAIFFFTVGLEVRREFAIGELTSWSRAMIPVMAAVAGLLVPAALFLAIAAGSGYEHAWGVVISTDTAFLVGALALIGPRASGRLRVFLLALAVVDDIGALSIIALFYTENFTPAPLLIAAVGLAGIYFTRYVRRGRGPIYATLSIIVWLAFLASGVHPTLAGVAIALLIPVYRPNRRDVEQALELARVFRQSPNTEYARQAANSLRESISINERLQSAYSPYVAYVILPLFALANAGVEISGPILAAAAQSPVTWAIIVGLVVGKFVGVFGASAIMKVFKLGEFGLGLTLDRIAGGAMLCGIGFTISLFIIDLAIDDPDVQNEARVGVLAASVLAFVLAAIMFRISDARRPDDDGGRTLVRPVDPKRDHIYGDVNAPLTIVEYGDFQCPFCLKASGSIEEVRRELGDRLRYVWRHAPLERQHPNALAAAEAAEAANLQGKLPEFSRSLFADQDHQLPSDIIRRARELGLDVERFEEDLSSPKVTQRVRDDMLDAEAMDITSVPTFFINGVRHVGPYDARTLVRALTGSEADGAEATSSSTG; the protein is encoded by the coding sequence ATGACCCAGTTGACCATGACCGATCGCTCGCCCGAGCCCGAACGGTCGCCGCGCCCGCGGCGACGCGGCCCCTCCATCGCCGACCGCATCCGCAGCATGGGGGAGCAGCGCACCGGAGCGCTGCTGCTGGTGCTCGCGACGCTCGTCGCGATCGTGTGGGCGAACATCTCCGCGACGTCGTACCACGACTTCTGGGAGACCGAGCTGACCATCGGCTTCGGCGACATCCACCTCGAGTTCACGCTGCACGCGCTGGTAAACGACGCGCTCATGGCGATCTTCTTCTTCACCGTCGGCCTCGAGGTGCGCCGCGAGTTCGCGATCGGCGAGCTCACGAGCTGGTCGCGCGCGATGATCCCCGTGATGGCCGCCGTCGCGGGCCTGCTCGTGCCGGCCGCGCTCTTCCTCGCGATCGCAGCGGGGTCCGGCTATGAGCATGCGTGGGGCGTCGTGATCTCGACCGACACCGCGTTCCTCGTCGGCGCGCTCGCGCTCATCGGGCCACGCGCCTCGGGAAGGCTGCGGGTGTTCCTTCTCGCCCTCGCCGTGGTGGACGACATCGGCGCGCTGAGCATCATCGCCCTCTTCTACACCGAGAACTTCACGCCCGCGCCGCTCCTGATCGCAGCGGTCGGGCTCGCGGGCATCTACTTCACCCGCTACGTGCGCCGCGGCCGCGGCCCGATCTACGCCACCCTGTCGATCATCGTGTGGCTCGCGTTCCTGGCGTCCGGCGTCCACCCGACGCTCGCCGGCGTCGCCATCGCCCTGCTGATCCCGGTCTACCGGCCCAACCGCCGTGACGTCGAGCAGGCGCTCGAGCTCGCCCGCGTGTTCCGCCAGTCGCCGAACACCGAGTACGCGCGTCAGGCGGCGAACAGCCTGCGCGAATCGATCTCGATCAACGAGAGGCTGCAGTCGGCGTACTCCCCATACGTCGCCTACGTCATCCTGCCGCTGTTCGCGCTCGCCAATGCGGGTGTCGAGATCTCGGGACCGATCCTCGCGGCCGCAGCCCAGTCGCCGGTGACGTGGGCCATCATCGTGGGTCTCGTCGTCGGCAAGTTCGTCGGCGTCTTCGGCGCGTCCGCGATCATGAAGGTCTTCAAGCTCGGCGAGTTCGGCCTCGGCCTCACCCTCGACCGCATCGCCGGCGGCGCGATGCTCTGCGGCATCGGGTTCACGATCTCGCTCTTCATCATCGATCTCGCCATCGATGACCCCGACGTGCAGAACGAGGCGCGCGTCGGCGTGCTGGCGGCATCCGTCCTCGCCTTCGTCCTCGCCGCGATCATGTTCCGCATCTCCGACGCGCGGCGACCCGACGACGACGGCGGGCGCACCCTGGTGCGTCCCGTGGACCCGAAGCGGGACCACATCTACGGCGACGTGAACGCACCCCTCACGATCGTCGAATACGGCGACTTCCAGTGCCCGTTCTGCCTCAAGGCATCGGGCTCCATCGAGGAGGTGCGGCGGGAACTCGGCGATCGGCTGCGGTACGTGTGGCGCCACGCCCCGCTCGAGAGGCAGCATCCCAACGCGCTCGCCGCGGCCGAGGCGGCCGAGGCGGCGAACCTGCAGGGCAAGCTGCCGGAGTTCTCTCGCAGCCTCTTCGCCGACCAGGACCACCAGCTGCCGTCCGACATCATCCGTCGCGCGCGGGAGCTCGGCCTCGACGTCGAGCGCTTCGAGGAGGACCTCAGCTCGCCGAAGGTCACCCAGCGGGTGCGCGACGACATGCTGGATGCCGAGGCGATGGACATCACGTCGGTGCCGACGTTCTTCATCAACGGCGTGCGCCACGTCGGGCCGTACGACGCGCGCACGCTCGTCCGCGCGCTCACGGGCTCGGAGGCTGACGGTGCCGAGGCGACGTCCTCGTCGACCGGCTGA
- a CDS encoding chorismate-binding protein, translating to MTGPASPSLPDLAASGLPFALIARDDRTVEVLTGDVVDVDLLADIPLMDASGAPHEVLALVPFRQVRERGFECHDDGAPLRCLIVRDRASLPRHEALAQLPTDAVALENPGFDIADEEYAEIVRRVIADEIGRGEGANFVIRRDFTAGVTTDAATAALTWFRALLEHERGAYWTFAVVTPGHVAVGASPEAHVSARDGVVTMNPISGTFRHPAGGATPETLTEFLRSTKETEELFMVVDEELKMMSAVCSDGGRITGPHLKEMSRLTHTEYVLRGLSKLDPREILRETMFAPTVTGSPMQNACTVITRHETTPRGYYSGVAALFTPRSTLAGGEATHDLDAPILIRTAYLQDGRLRVPVGATLVRHSDPYGEVGETHGKAAGVLGAIGAVPRDAAAESAAGADVIDEDAPAPAPRRLADDPAIAELLASRNGRLAEFWLNPQGSGEPGPFDGRSALVVDAEDRFTTMLAHQLRHLGLDVEISPWSEVTDAQVDQAELLVTGPGPGDPRDSSSPRIRRMRDVVARRRAAGRPLLAVCLSHQILADTFGIDLAPLGAPHQGLQKSVDVFGIPASIGFYNTFTARVPAGTTHVGEAEIAADASGDVYALRGPGFASVQGHLESILSRDGMTTLQRLVEQALAPVPA from the coding sequence ATGACCGGGCCCGCATCCCCGTCCCTTCCCGACCTCGCCGCGAGCGGTCTCCCGTTCGCGCTCATCGCGCGCGACGATCGCACCGTCGAGGTGCTGACCGGTGACGTCGTCGACGTCGACCTGCTCGCCGACATCCCGCTGATGGATGCCTCGGGCGCGCCGCACGAGGTGCTCGCCCTGGTGCCGTTCCGTCAGGTGCGCGAGCGCGGGTTCGAGTGCCACGACGACGGAGCGCCGCTGCGATGCCTCATCGTGCGGGATCGCGCTTCGCTCCCCCGCCACGAAGCCCTCGCCCAGCTCCCGACCGACGCGGTCGCGCTCGAGAACCCCGGCTTCGACATCGCCGACGAGGAGTACGCCGAGATCGTGCGGCGCGTGATCGCCGACGAGATCGGCCGCGGCGAGGGGGCGAACTTCGTCATCCGACGCGACTTCACGGCGGGAGTGACGACGGATGCCGCCACCGCCGCCCTGACGTGGTTCCGGGCTCTCCTCGAGCACGAGCGGGGCGCGTACTGGACGTTCGCCGTCGTCACGCCCGGGCACGTCGCCGTGGGCGCCAGCCCGGAGGCGCATGTGAGCGCGCGCGACGGCGTCGTCACGATGAACCCGATCTCGGGGACGTTCCGCCACCCGGCGGGGGGCGCGACTCCCGAGACGCTCACCGAGTTCCTCCGCTCGACGAAGGAGACCGAGGAGCTGTTCATGGTCGTCGACGAGGAGCTCAAGATGATGAGCGCCGTCTGCTCCGACGGCGGCCGCATCACCGGCCCCCACCTCAAGGAGATGTCGCGGCTCACGCATACCGAGTACGTGCTGCGGGGCCTCAGCAAGCTCGACCCGCGCGAAATCCTGCGCGAGACGATGTTCGCCCCCACCGTGACCGGCTCGCCCATGCAGAACGCGTGCACCGTCATCACGCGCCACGAGACGACGCCGCGCGGCTACTACTCGGGTGTCGCCGCGCTCTTCACCCCCCGCAGCACGCTCGCGGGGGGCGAGGCGACCCACGACCTCGACGCACCCATCCTCATCCGCACCGCCTACCTGCAGGATGGCCGGTTGCGTGTTCCCGTCGGGGCCACGCTCGTGCGGCACTCCGATCCCTACGGCGAGGTCGGCGAGACCCACGGAAAGGCTGCCGGCGTGCTCGGCGCGATCGGCGCCGTCCCCCGTGATGCGGCGGCCGAGTCCGCGGCCGGCGCCGACGTCATCGACGAAGACGCACCTGCCCCGGCCCCTCGCCGTCTCGCCGACGACCCGGCGATCGCCGAGCTGCTGGCGTCGCGCAACGGTCGCCTCGCCGAATTCTGGCTCAACCCGCAGGGCTCGGGCGAGCCCGGCCCCTTCGACGGACGATCCGCGCTCGTCGTCGACGCCGAGGATCGCTTCACGACGATGCTCGCCCACCAGCTGCGCCACCTCGGGCTGGACGTCGAGATCTCACCTTGGAGCGAGGTCACCGACGCGCAGGTCGATCAGGCGGAGCTCCTCGTGACCGGGCCCGGCCCGGGCGACCCGCGGGACTCCTCGAGCCCCCGCATCCGTCGCATGCGCGATGTCGTCGCGCGCCGTCGCGCCGCCGGCCGGCCGCTCCTCGCGGTGTGCCTCAGTCACCAGATCCTCGCCGACACGTTCGGCATCGACCTCGCGCCGCTCGGCGCGCCGCACCAGGGCCTGCAGAAGTCGGTCGACGTTTTCGGCATCCCGGCGTCGATCGGCTTCTACAACACCTTCACCGCGCGCGTTCCGGCCGGCACGACGCACGTGGGCGAGGCCGAGATCGCGGCCGACGCATCCGGTGACGTGTACGCGCTGCGCGGCCCCGGCTTCGCGTCGGTGCAGGGCCACCTCGAGTCGATCCTCTCGCGCGACGGCATGACGACGCTGCAGCGCCTCGTCGAGCAGGCTCTGGCGCCCGTCCCCGCCTGA
- a CDS encoding DUF6596 domain-containing protein — protein MSGTDAAAPRDPGHPGSGGAAASDRLLVSVVREESARITATLTVSFGSFDVAEEAVAAAVEEALREWRSRGIPPNPGAWLMQAARHNALDRVRRERVLRDKVALLEPEPSVDGRPADERLLLLFGCCHPALAPDAQLALTLRAVCGLTTAQIARATFSTEPTTGQRISRAKRKIADSGIPLRVPQGADAAGRLDLVLTTVSVMYSEAHFVAGADAAADRDLADDALWLAQVVAEALPRAAEAWGLLSLLRFHRARESARSVDGELVLLARQDRTQWDATLLAGARQALGRAARLRRPGRWQLHAAIAACHADAADAASTDWLQVLTLYDMLLAYDRSPVVRLNRAVALARVEGAAVALAEVDALEGPLARSHLWHAVRASLLRDLGRDDEALAADLRALELTANEAERRLLAARAAR, from the coding sequence ATGTCCGGAACGGATGCTGCGGCCCCGCGTGACCCGGGACATCCGGGCTCAGGCGGGGCCGCGGCATCCGATCGCCTGCTCGTGAGCGTGGTGCGCGAGGAGTCCGCGCGCATCACGGCGACGCTGACCGTCTCGTTCGGCAGTTTCGATGTCGCGGAGGAGGCGGTCGCTGCGGCCGTCGAGGAGGCGCTGCGAGAGTGGCGCAGCCGCGGGATCCCGCCGAACCCGGGCGCCTGGCTCATGCAGGCGGCGCGGCACAACGCGCTCGACCGGGTGCGCCGCGAGCGCGTGCTCCGCGACAAGGTGGCGCTGCTCGAGCCGGAGCCGAGCGTCGACGGCCGGCCTGCGGACGAGCGGCTTCTCCTTCTCTTCGGATGCTGCCACCCGGCCCTCGCGCCCGATGCCCAGCTCGCGCTGACCCTGCGCGCCGTGTGCGGCCTCACGACCGCGCAGATCGCTCGGGCGACGTTCTCGACCGAGCCGACGACGGGACAGCGGATCTCGCGGGCGAAGCGCAAGATCGCCGACAGCGGCATCCCGCTGCGCGTGCCCCAGGGCGCGGACGCGGCGGGTCGGCTCGACCTCGTGCTCACGACCGTGTCGGTGATGTACAGCGAGGCGCACTTCGTGGCGGGGGCGGATGCCGCGGCCGACCGCGATCTCGCCGACGACGCGCTGTGGCTGGCCCAGGTGGTCGCCGAGGCGCTGCCGCGTGCCGCGGAGGCATGGGGGCTGCTGTCGCTGCTGCGCTTCCATCGCGCCCGTGAGTCGGCGAGATCCGTCGACGGGGAGCTCGTGCTGCTCGCCCGACAGGACCGCACGCAGTGGGACGCGACGCTGCTCGCCGGCGCGCGGCAGGCGCTCGGGCGGGCGGCGCGCCTGCGACGGCCGGGACGCTGGCAGCTTCACGCGGCGATCGCGGCGTGCCACGCGGATGCCGCCGACGCGGCGTCCACCGACTGGCTCCAGGTGCTGACGCTCTACGACATGCTCCTGGCGTACGACCGGTCGCCGGTGGTGCGGCTCAACCGCGCAGTCGCGCTCGCGCGCGTCGAGGGCGCGGCGGTCGCTCTCGCCGAGGTCGACGCGCTCGAGGGTCCCCTTGCGCGCTCGCACCTGTGGCACGCGGTGCGGGCGTCGCTGCTGCGCGACCTCGGCCGCGACGACGAGGCGCTCGCCGCGGACCTGCGCGCCCTCGAACTCACGGCGAACGAGGCCGAGCGCCGCCTCCTCGCCGCCCGCGCGGCGCGCTGA
- a CDS encoding YciI family protein, which translates to MKYVIMFTSTPELDAAVPEERRQEVYGRIYEWFGRNADKIDDSGAELHPVSTATTVRAGDDGPVVADGPFSEAKEVIGGFSVIDVPDLDAAIDLVKTWPSLEFPGVAVEIRPMVVDYSQFE; encoded by the coding sequence GTGAAGTACGTCATCATGTTCACCTCGACCCCCGAGCTCGACGCCGCGGTGCCCGAAGAGCGCCGGCAGGAGGTCTACGGACGCATCTACGAGTGGTTCGGCAGGAACGCCGACAAGATCGACGACTCGGGTGCGGAGCTGCACCCCGTCAGCACCGCGACGACGGTGCGCGCGGGTGACGACGGTCCGGTCGTCGCAGACGGGCCATTCTCGGAGGCCAAGGAGGTCATCGGCGGGTTCAGCGTCATCGACGTTCCCGACCTCGATGCGGCGATCGATCTCGTCAAGACCTGGCCGTCCTTGGAATTCCCGGGCGTGGCCGTCGAGATCCGGCCCATGGTCGTCGACTACAGCCAATTCGAGTGA
- a CDS encoding M50 family metallopeptidase, producing MEILAFVIGVALMVVGLAVSIALHELGHLWPAKKFGVRVGQYMIGFGPTLWSKRWRGTEYGFKAIPLGGYISMAGMYPPSPQAARRDGRAAGGFFATMVQDARDANDETLQGEDDTRVFYRLPIWKRIVVMLGGPLMNFFFAIVLFSILLTGLGVQTATTEVARVSECVPATSSTECTDSSPAAPAEAAGIQPGDVIVSIDGEPVADFSEASAIIRSSPGEQLTFVVERDGAEQTLQITPATIQSEVTAADGTTATQEVGFVGVGPTVEYVQQPIWAGPQMAVQNVGAVAGIIWQLPAKVWQTGVDLVTGQERDPNGPLSIVGASRLSGEVAAADSPVLNRVAGFLSLLASLNIALFVFNLIPLLPLDGGHIAVALWEGIKRVWAKLFRRPPPKPVDATKLVPLTFAVFVALLVMGGVLILADLFNPVVLF from the coding sequence GTGGAGATCCTCGCGTTCGTCATCGGTGTCGCGCTCATGGTCGTGGGCCTCGCCGTGTCGATCGCGCTGCACGAGCTCGGGCACCTGTGGCCGGCCAAGAAGTTCGGGGTACGCGTCGGCCAGTACATGATCGGGTTCGGCCCGACGCTGTGGTCGAAGCGCTGGCGCGGCACGGAGTACGGGTTCAAGGCGATCCCGCTCGGCGGCTACATCTCGATGGCCGGCATGTACCCGCCGTCGCCGCAGGCCGCACGGCGCGACGGACGCGCCGCCGGCGGCTTCTTCGCGACGATGGTGCAGGACGCGCGCGACGCGAACGACGAGACACTGCAGGGTGAGGACGACACGCGGGTCTTCTACCGCCTGCCGATCTGGAAGCGGATCGTCGTGATGCTCGGCGGGCCGCTGATGAACTTCTTCTTCGCCATCGTGCTGTTCTCGATCCTGCTGACCGGCCTCGGCGTCCAGACCGCCACGACCGAAGTCGCGCGCGTCTCGGAGTGCGTTCCGGCCACCAGTTCGACCGAGTGCACCGACTCCTCTCCCGCCGCTCCGGCGGAGGCTGCCGGCATCCAGCCCGGCGACGTCATCGTCTCGATCGACGGGGAGCCGGTCGCGGACTTCAGCGAGGCATCCGCGATCATCCGCTCGTCGCCCGGCGAGCAGCTGACCTTCGTCGTCGAGCGCGACGGCGCCGAGCAGACCCTGCAGATCACGCCCGCGACGATCCAGAGCGAGGTGACGGCGGCCGACGGCACGACGGCCACCCAGGAGGTCGGCTTCGTGGGCGTCGGTCCCACCGTGGAGTACGTGCAGCAGCCGATCTGGGCAGGACCCCAGATGGCCGTGCAGAACGTCGGCGCGGTCGCCGGGATCATCTGGCAGCTGCCGGCCAAGGTGTGGCAGACCGGCGTCGACCTGGTCACCGGCCAGGAGCGCGACCCGAACGGCCCGCTCAGCATCGTGGGTGCGAGCCGCCTCTCCGGCGAGGTCGCCGCCGCCGACTCGCCCGTGCTGAACCGCGTCGCGGGCTTCCTGTCCCTGCTGGCATCGCTGAACATCGCCCTGTTCGTCTTCAACCTCATTCCCCTGCTGCCGCTGGACGGCGGCCACATCGCGGTCGCCCTGTGGGAGGGCATCAAGCGGGTGTGGGCGAAGCTCTTCCGTCGCCCACCGCCGAAACCGGTCGACGCGACCAAGCTGGTGCCGCTCACATTCGCCGTCTTCGTGGCGCTGCTCGTCATGGGCGGTGTCCTGATCCTCGCCGACCTCTTCAACCCGGTCGTGCTCTTCTGA
- a CDS encoding YcnI family protein, producing MTDSTIRSARTRRVVIGVTAGLALAIGAPLAASAHVHVTPETASAGGTQTLTFSFSHGCDGSPTTALAVDIPEGVGNATPVVQGGWTITRELGPDGVPTRVVYTSDTPVEDHLKAAVSMDVLFTEGTADSTLAFPVTQTCAEGETAWTQVAEDGEDPHDLDAPAPLVAVGAMVHEADAGHGGADGSGHASDDAAAADADAEAAASVSSGDPVARWLAAGGLAAGIAALVVVLVRGRRKA from the coding sequence ATGACCGATTCCACCATCCGTTCCGCCCGCACCCGCCGCGTCGTGATCGGCGTCACCGCCGGCCTCGCACTCGCGATCGGCGCGCCGCTCGCCGCGTCGGCCCACGTGCACGTCACGCCCGAGACGGCATCGGCCGGCGGCACCCAGACCCTCACGTTCTCGTTCTCGCACGGGTGCGACGGCTCCCCCACCACCGCTCTGGCCGTCGATATCCCCGAGGGCGTCGGCAACGCGACGCCGGTCGTGCAGGGAGGCTGGACCATCACGCGCGAGCTCGGCCCCGACGGCGTGCCGACCCGCGTCGTGTACACCTCCGACACACCCGTCGAGGACCACCTCAAGGCCGCCGTCTCGATGGACGTGCTCTTCACCGAGGGGACCGCCGACTCGACCCTCGCCTTCCCCGTGACACAGACCTGCGCCGAGGGCGAGACGGCGTGGACGCAGGTCGCCGAGGACGGCGAGGATCCGCACGATCTCGACGCCCCCGCGCCGCTGGTCGCGGTCGGCGCCATGGTGCACGAGGCGGACGCCGGACACGGTGGCGCCGACGGTTCCGGCCACGCCTCGGACGATGCAGCCGCAGCCGACGCGGATGCCGAGGCTGCGGCATCCGTCTCCTCCGGCGACCCGGTCGCCCGCTGGCTCGCCGCCGGCGGACTCGCCGCGGGGATCGCGGCACTCGTCGTCGTGCTGGTGCGGGGGCGCCGCAAGGCCTGA